From a region of the uncultured Desulfatiglans sp. genome:
- a CDS encoding hypothetical protein (Evidence 5 : Unknown function), which translates to MKKTAFPSFNAYSECGILTYGRLDGRECFLRHKDGHDVPVIKSARLVRDEQGTIEGVVETVTDLTELQKARHEAEEAGLLPQEAPPANSGWPPQPLTRDGLLELLDECAWNKAEAGRRLGVSRTAVWKYNKKWEIPLRK; encoded by the coding sequence TTGAAAAAAACCGCTTTTCCGTCCTTCAACGCCTATTCTGAATGCGGCATCCTCACCTATGGACGCCTCGACGGGAGGGAGTGTTTCCTGCGCCACAAAGACGGGCACGACGTGCCGGTCATCAAGAGCGCCCGGCTCGTCAGGGATGAGCAGGGAACGATCGAGGGCGTCGTCGAGACGGTTACGGACCTGACGGAGCTGCAGAAGGCGCGCCACGAGGCGGAGGAGGCCGGCCTCCTCCCGCAGGAGGCCCCGCCCGCGAACAGCGGCTGGCCGCCCCAGCCGCTCACCCGCGACGGCCTGCTCGAACTCCTCGACGAATGCGCCTGGAACAAGGCCGAGGCCGGTCGCCGCCTCGGCGTAAGCCGCACCGCGGTCTGGAAATACAATAAGAAATGGGAGATCCCACTGCGGAAATAG
- a CDS encoding ATPase, translating to MKTVLKRIIADFHRSPLPEFRRRALDVPSNLAKIVVIVGPRRAGKTYYLYQLMSDLEKEGIPRKRMVYLNFEDERLVLEGEYDLIFDAYRELYPEQQMGDVYFFFDEIQELPDWEKFVRRTADAISRHVFLTGSNARLLSREIATSLRGRSLSFEILSLSFAEYLDFMDISATDLDSSQNRALIGNAFDRYCLWGGFPEVAQIEDRFKARLLQEYFNVTLYRDLVERFAIRDTAILKYVLKRLVGSFTKEFSVNKLYNDLKSRGFSIGKDSLYRMADEIFTIYMLASVERYDPAVIKREMTNKKVYLYDNGFASALHYAFAEDRGKRLENVVFRHLRGQTEEIFFARNGWECDFVFLPTGCPPRLIQVTERLDRANLARELKGLTAGRQMLGEVDGLILAESVERGLDIPLWIRVMGMQEWLLEA from the coding sequence ATGAAGACTGTTCTAAAGAGAATCATCGCTGATTTCCATCGCTCCCCCCTGCCGGAATTCCGGCGCAGGGCCCTCGACGTCCCATCGAATCTGGCCAAAATCGTCGTCATCGTCGGCCCCCGCCGCGCAGGGAAAACCTACTACCTTTATCAGCTCATGTCCGACCTCGAGAAGGAGGGCATTCCCAGGAAGCGGATGGTTTATCTCAACTTCGAAGATGAACGTTTGGTTCTCGAGGGGGAATACGACCTGATCTTCGACGCCTATCGAGAGCTATACCCTGAACAGCAGATGGGGGATGTCTACTTCTTTTTCGACGAGATCCAGGAACTGCCCGACTGGGAAAAATTTGTACGCCGGACGGCCGACGCCATTTCGCGGCATGTGTTCCTGACCGGTTCGAACGCCCGGCTTCTTTCAAGGGAAATCGCGACCTCCCTCAGGGGTCGCAGCCTCTCCTTCGAGATCCTGTCCCTTTCGTTCGCGGAGTACCTCGACTTCATGGATATCTCCGCAACCGATCTCGATTCGAGCCAAAACAGGGCCCTGATCGGCAACGCGTTCGATCGGTATTGCCTGTGGGGAGGATTTCCCGAGGTGGCCCAGATCGAGGACCGCTTCAAAGCACGCCTCCTCCAGGAATATTTCAACGTGACGCTCTACCGGGACCTTGTGGAGCGCTTTGCCATCCGGGACACCGCCATTCTGAAATACGTCCTCAAACGGCTCGTCGGTTCGTTCACAAAAGAATTTTCCGTGAACAAGCTTTACAATGACCTCAAATCGAGGGGATTTTCCATTGGAAAAGACTCCCTCTATCGTATGGCCGACGAGATCTTCACCATTTACATGCTTGCAAGCGTCGAGCGCTACGACCCGGCCGTCATCAAGCGGGAAATGACCAACAAGAAGGTCTACCTGTATGACAACGGTTTTGCGTCGGCCCTGCACTACGCCTTTGCCGAGGACCGGGGCAAACGCCTGGAGAATGTTGTTTTCAGGCACCTGCGGGGCCAAACGGAAGAGATCTTTTTTGCGAGGAACGGCTGGGAATGCGATTTCGTTTTTCTCCCGACAGGCTGCCCACCCCGGCTCATTCAGGTCACGGAGCGGCTCGACCGGGCGAATCTCGCGCGGGAGTTGAAAGGCCTCACAGCGGGAAGGCAGATGCTGGGCGAGGTCGATGGGCTGATTCTTGCTGAGAGCGTGGAGCGCGGGCTGGACATCCCTTTATGGATCCGAGTCATGGGGATGCAGGAATGGCTGCTCGAAGCCTAG
- a CDS encoding hypothetical protein (Evidence 5 : Unknown function) produces MGLPKGGVRNPQQIDYEGQRSLHGGRMPLFPQWDPPFLHVLPDRGAAYAEAAAGLGLVPGAFVEEFEQAVAGERLGRPAAFRGRGLLREGGGAVGEAADLDWQIEDVDIVSGAQDEGMLDGVFEFTRIARPGVVHQDPHGTLRGAFDGQAGLAVLQFDEVGDEPGDVLLALAQGRDEDREHLEPVKEILPEGALLDLGEEVLVGGGDDPDVDPALAGFPDAFDFPLLYDPQELHLNERADLGDLVQEDRSPVGLFEAADPVADGPGEGPFDMPEEFAFKERLRERAAVDGNEGHVFPGAVVVDGAGDEFLAGAAFALDEDGGLARRGRLDGREDLLHGVALADDLVEAVGLAEAPGGLLRLVASLLELREVRNRLDDALDRSLLIPDEPGALDDRHVVPVFVAQETLPPVEAPIGEDAAFGDAGRAACLKALGEVQEGAGLPDRLLGAVTRDPFDRRVPGGDPPLFIEGEHPVGHGLEQQARKSGIQCPHRR; encoded by the coding sequence ATGGGGTTGCCCAAGGGCGGGGTCCGGAATCCGCAGCAAATTGACTACGAGGGTCAGCGTTCCCTGCATGGCGGGCGCATGCCTCTATTTCCGCAGTGGGATCCCCCATTTCTTCATGTACTTCCAGACCGCGGTGCGGCTTACGCCGAGGCGGCGGCCGGCCTCGGCCTTGTTCCAGGCGCATTCGTCGAGGAGTTCGAGCAGGCCGTCGCGGGTGAGCGGCTGGGGCGGCCAGCCGCTTTTCGCGGGCGGGGCCTCCTGCGGGAGGGGGGCGGGGCGGTAGGCGAAGCGGCGGATCTCGACTGGCAGATCGAAGACGTCGATATAGTCTCCGGCGCACAGGACGAAGGCATGCTCGATGGCGTTTTCGAGTTCACGCGCATTGCCCGGCCAGGGGTAGTCCATCAGGATCCGCATGGAACTCTTCGTGGCGCCTTTGATGGCCAGGCCGGTCTTGCGGTTTTGCAGTTCGATGAAGTGGGTGACGAGCCAGGGGATGTCCTCCTTGCGCTCGCGCAGGGGCGGGATGAGGATCGGGAACACCTTGAGCCGGTAAAAGAGATCCTCCCGGAAGGCGCCCTGCTGGACCTGGGTGAGGAGGTCCTTGTTGGTGGCGGCGATGATCCGGATGTCGATCCTGCGCTTGCGGGATTCCCCGACGCGTTCGATTTCCCGCTCCTGTACGACCCTCAGGAGCTTCACCTGAATGAACGGGCTGATCTCGGCGATCTCGTCCAGGAAGATCGTTCCCCCGTCGGCCTCTTCGAAGCGGCCGACCCGGTCGCGGATGGCCCCGGTGAAGGCCCCTTTGACATGCCCGAAGAGTTCGCTTTCAAGGAGCGTCTCAGAGAGCGCGCTGCAGTTGACGGTAACGAAGGGCATGTTTTTCCGGGCGCTGTGGTGGTGGATGGCGCTGGCGACGAGTTCCTTGCCGGTGCCGCTTTCGCCCTGGACGAGGATGGTGGCCTCGCTCGCCGCGGCCGCCTCGATGGCCGAGAAGACCTGCTGCATGGCGTGGCTCTTGCCGATGATCTGGTCGAAGCGGTGGGTCTCGCCGAGGCGCCGGGCGGCCTCCTCCGCCTCGTGGCGAGCCTTCTGGAGCTCCGTGAGGTCCGTAACCGTCTCGACGACGCCCTTGATCGTTCCCTGCTCATCCCTGACGAGCCGGGCGCTCTTGATGACCGGCACGTCGTACCCGTCTTTGTGGCGCAGGAAACACTCCCTCCCGTCGAGGCGCCCATAGGTGAGGATGCCGCATTCGGAGATGCCGGTCGGGCAGCTTGCCTGAAAGCACTCGGTGAAGTTCAGGAGGGCGCAGGGCTGCCCGATCGCCTCCTCGGCGCTGTAACCCGTGATCCGTTCGATCGACGGGTTCCAGGAGGTGATCCGCCCCTGTTCATCGAGGGTGAACACCCCGTCGGCCATGGACTCGAGCAGCAGGCTCGAAAATCTGGGATCCAGTGTCCGCATAGGCGTTGA
- a CDS encoding conserved hypothetical protein (Evidence 4 : Unknown function but conserved in other organisms) translates to MKLLLDTHVLLWAAGEPEKLSVKARSLLTSPQNTLLFSAASIWEIVIKLGRILIAQAKTEGISLLSADANVLQYGESILRA, encoded by the coding sequence GTGAAGCTTCTCCTGGACACCCATGTTCTCCTTTGGGCTGCCGGCGAGCCTGAGAAGCTTTCGGTGAAGGCCCGTTCGCTGCTGACCTCTCCCCAAAACACGCTTCTTTTCAGCGCTGCGAGCATCTGGGAAATCGTGATCAAACTCGGTCGCATCCTCATTGCGCAGGCAAAAACGGAAGGCATATCCCTTCTTTCCGCCGACGCGAACGTGCTGCAGTACGGGGAGTCGATCCTGCGCGCATAG
- a CDS encoding conserved hypothetical protein (Evidence 4 : Unknown function but conserved in other organisms) produces the protein MNRKVLHIGILSYEDYKKRTLAIANGEYQPQPDEPKIWFESLQSMAQVLSNENQWLLKTILKHKPQSLKELEAVTGRSSSNLSRTLKTMARYGIVKIEKRDRKLRPVVEATDFMVQFGI, from the coding sequence ATGAACCGAAAAGTACTCCATATCGGCATTCTGTCCTATGAGGATTACAAGAAGCGCACCTTGGCCATCGCCAACGGAGAATACCAACCACAGCCGGATGAACCCAAAATATGGTTCGAATCGCTACAGTCCATGGCCCAGGTTCTAAGTAATGAAAACCAATGGCTATTGAAGACCATTTTGAAACATAAACCTCAATCGCTCAAAGAATTGGAAGCGGTGACCGGGCGCAGCAGCAGCAACCTGTCGCGGACGCTCAAAACGATGGCCCGCTACGGTATCGTGAAGATCGAAAAGCGAGACCGCAAATTAAGGCCTGTAGTCGAGGCGACGGATTTTATGGTTCAATTCGGAATTTAA
- a CDS encoding Toxin-antitoxin system, antitoxin component, Xre family, whose protein sequence is MNDKHKNLGGSFNDFLKEEGIFEECTETAIKRVLAWQIEQEMKRNNLSKSEMAKRMKTSRSSLDRLLDPVNESVTLHTLRKAAHAVGRTLKLELA, encoded by the coding sequence ATGAATGACAAGCACAAGAATCTGGGTGGGAGCTTCAATGACTTTCTTAAGGAGGAAGGGATCTTTGAAGAATGCACGGAGACCGCTATCAAAAGGGTCCTGGCATGGCAAATAGAACAGGAGATGAAAAGAAACAACCTATCGAAATCGGAAATGGCCAAGAGAATGAAAACGAGCCGATCGTCTCTCGACAGGCTCTTGGACCCTGTCAATGAATCGGTTACGTTACACACCCTCAGAAAAGCAGCTCATGCGGTCGGTAGAACCCTGAAACTGGAACTCGCCTAA
- a CDS encoding putative Multi-sensor hybrid histidine kinase (Evidence 3 : Putative function from multiple computational evidences) codes for MTTLVVVAAVVVLLLAVHLWYLRRVRAAGEELRRSEEKYRVLVEHANDGIFVAQDGRFEFGNPKALELIGYDAKTLRGRSFAELIHPEDRAMVVERHFQRLKNENPPESYPFRILRQDGSVRWVHLKTVRIDWEGRPATLNLLEDFTEKKAAQDALAEREAMYRSLVERANDGIIIIQDERIELCNSMFAGWVGCSKAEIEGRPFTEFLREEDVVVALERYRSRMAGRAVERLIEHELPCRGGGFRNVEVNAGLIQYQGALANLAILRDITRRKKTITELRNKQAELEQIFEAMPDALVYTDTERRILQVNPAFTRIFGWEAWEVLGRSTRFLYPDEESFLEHGKLHYNREVTYVVDSYELVTRRKDGGAFLAEVVAAPVRDAEGKIAGLLSLVRDISGRREAEERIEHLNRVLHALREVTRWIGRETDPQRLTEAVCHILVTWRSYRAALIALQPQGEGMPFSVATAGEEAALERWVAKALNGEIRDWIGEGSGEDSSGGREDCLCSRIQHGSTLYGYVLVVRGRGHAVDEEERTLFCDMAADLAHALDAIAQGRAAVEARKEAAHLEKQFYMAQKLEAVGRLAGGIAHDFSNVVTVIELYVDLLESGLPETEPLRATTASVREACGRASRLTRQLLTFSRGQVLQVEHMNLNDLIEQMMNMLRPMVREDISIRFVPAEGLERIKANPGQIEQVVMNLVVNARDAMPDGGEIVIETRSVELDEEYAARHVGVRPGAYVMLAVSDTGSGIPKEVMGRIFEPFFTTKKPGFGTGLGLSTVYGIVKQSGGNIWAYSEPGQGTTFKVYLPQTAEGEAVRRTENQPLEFYGSETILLVENEEWLLELVEYMLKVAGYKVLAAGSGEEALRVAEEFGGPVDLLLTDVVMPGLSGQETAERFKERYPEAKVLYMSGYSEEIVFRGNGEGEKTLFISKPFTAAELARKLREVLGEVP; via the coding sequence ATGACGACGCTTGTTGTTGTGGCGGCAGTTGTGGTTCTGCTGCTGGCGGTCCATCTCTGGTACCTCCGCCGGGTGCGTGCGGCGGGGGAGGAGCTGCGTCGATCTGAGGAGAAGTACCGCGTGCTGGTGGAGCATGCGAACGACGGGATTTTTGTCGCCCAGGACGGCCGGTTCGAGTTCGGGAATCCAAAGGCCTTGGAACTGATCGGGTACGACGCAAAGACGCTGCGGGGGCGCAGCTTCGCCGAGCTCATCCACCCCGAGGACCGGGCGATGGTGGTTGAGCGGCATTTTCAACGGTTGAAGAACGAAAATCCACCGGAAAGCTACCCCTTCCGGATCCTCCGCCAGGACGGCTCGGTCAGGTGGGTCCACCTGAAGACGGTGCGGATCGACTGGGAAGGCAGGCCTGCGACGCTCAATCTGCTCGAGGATTTCACGGAGAAGAAGGCGGCGCAGGACGCGCTCGCGGAGCGCGAGGCGATGTACCGGAGTCTGGTCGAGCGCGCGAACGACGGCATCATCATCATCCAGGACGAGCGGATCGAGCTGTGCAACAGCATGTTCGCCGGCTGGGTGGGCTGTTCGAAGGCGGAAATCGAGGGCCGGCCGTTTACGGAGTTTTTGAGGGAAGAGGATGTCGTTGTGGCCCTCGAACGCTACCGGAGCCGGATGGCCGGAAGGGCGGTCGAGAGGCTCATCGAGCATGAACTTCCCTGCAGGGGTGGAGGGTTTAGGAATGTCGAGGTCAACGCCGGCCTGATCCAGTACCAGGGGGCGCTGGCCAACCTGGCCATCCTGCGCGACATCACCAGGCGCAAGAAGACCATCACCGAGCTGCGGAACAAGCAGGCCGAACTCGAGCAGATCTTCGAGGCGATGCCCGACGCCCTGGTCTACACGGACACCGAGCGGAGGATCCTCCAGGTCAACCCGGCCTTCACGCGGATCTTCGGATGGGAGGCCTGGGAGGTGCTGGGCAGGTCGACGCGCTTCCTCTACCCGGACGAGGAGTCCTTCCTCGAGCACGGCAAGCTGCACTACAACCGGGAGGTCACTTATGTCGTCGATTCCTACGAACTCGTGACCCGGCGGAAGGACGGGGGCGCGTTCCTTGCCGAGGTGGTGGCTGCGCCGGTGCGCGACGCGGAAGGGAAGATCGCCGGGCTCCTCTCCCTGGTGCGGGACATCTCCGGGCGGAGGGAGGCGGAGGAGCGGATCGAGCACCTGAACCGGGTGCTCCACGCCCTGCGGGAGGTGACGCGGTGGATTGGAAGAGAGACGGATCCGCAGCGGCTGACGGAGGCCGTCTGCCATATCCTGGTGACCTGGCGGAGCTACAGGGCGGCGCTGATCGCGCTCCAGCCCCAGGGGGAGGGTATGCCCTTCAGCGTGGCGACGGCGGGGGAGGAGGCGGCCCTGGAGCGGTGGGTCGCGAAGGCCCTGAACGGCGAGATACGGGATTGGATTGGGGAAGGCTCCGGGGAGGACTCCTCGGGCGGGCGGGAGGATTGTCTGTGCAGCCGGATCCAGCATGGGTCGACCCTTTACGGGTATGTGCTCGTGGTCCGCGGGAGGGGCCATGCGGTCGACGAGGAGGAGCGGACGCTTTTCTGTGACATGGCCGCCGATCTGGCCCATGCCCTCGACGCGATCGCCCAGGGCAGGGCTGCGGTCGAGGCGAGGAAGGAGGCCGCGCACCTCGAGAAGCAGTTCTACATGGCGCAGAAGCTCGAGGCGGTGGGGCGGCTGGCGGGCGGGATCGCCCACGACTTCAGCAATGTGGTGACGGTTATCGAGCTTTATGTCGATCTCCTGGAGAGCGGGCTGCCGGAGACCGAGCCGCTGCGCGCTACAACGGCATCTGTCCGGGAGGCCTGCGGCAGGGCCTCGCGGCTGACGCGGCAGCTGCTCACCTTCAGCCGCGGCCAGGTCCTGCAGGTGGAGCATATGAACCTGAACGACCTGATCGAGCAGATGATGAACATGCTGCGCCCCATGGTCAGGGAAGACATCTCGATCCGGTTCGTGCCCGCAGAGGGGCTCGAGCGCATCAAGGCCAACCCGGGGCAGATCGAGCAGGTCGTCATGAACCTGGTGGTCAATGCGCGGGATGCGATGCCGGACGGGGGCGAGATCGTGATCGAGACCCGCAGCGTGGAACTCGACGAGGAGTATGCCGCGCGGCACGTGGGGGTGCGGCCGGGCGCGTATGTCATGCTGGCGGTGAGCGATACGGGATCGGGGATCCCGAAGGAGGTCATGGGGCGGATCTTCGAACCGTTTTTCACGACCAAGAAGCCCGGCTTCGGCACCGGCCTGGGGCTGTCGACCGTCTACGGGATCGTGAAGCAGAGCGGCGGGAACATCTGGGCCTACAGCGAGCCGGGGCAGGGGACCACCTTCAAGGTGTACCTGCCGCAGACGGCCGAGGGGGAAGCGGTGCGGCGCACGGAGAACCAGCCGCTCGAGTTTTACGGGTCCGAGACCATTCTCCTCGTGGAAAACGAGGAGTGGCTCCTCGAACTGGTCGAATACATGCTGAAAGTGGCAGGCTACAAGGTCCTCGCGGCCGGGAGCGGAGAAGAGGCGCTTCGGGTGGCCGAGGAGTTCGGTGGACCGGTGGACCTGCTGCTGACCGACGTCGTGATGCCCGGCCTCAGCGGCCAGGAGACCGCCGAGCGATTCAAGGAGCGGTATCCGGAGGCGAAGGTCCTCTACATGTCCGGCTACAGCGAGGAGATCGTCTTCCGGGGAAACGGGGAAGGGGAGAAGACCCTTTTCATCTCCAAGCCCTTCACGGCGGCCGAACTGGCGCGCAAGCTGCGGGAGGTGCTGGGGGAGGTCCCTTAG
- a CDS encoding conserved hypothetical protein (Evidence 4 : Unknown function but conserved in other organisms), with protein MYVPRTLEGFFAASAEHFPVLLLTGARQVGKTTLLKHLSGEKRAFVTLDDPLVLELARNDPALFFQRYTPPLLIGEIQYAPELLPHIKMAVDQDRRPGAFWLTGSQHFHLMRNLSESLAGRVGIVQMLGLSRLESAGRAADSRPFVPWPELVLERAAAEAPIPLNELYRLIWRGSFPAVALHEAVDRDLFYSSYVQTYLQRDVRDLTKVGDEMAFLRFLRGAAARTGQLLNLAELGRDAGVSTGTARNWLSILQTSGIVYLLEPYFTNVTKRLVKTPKLFFLDTGLCAYLTEWSSPETLEAGAMSGAVLETWTLGELLKGWWHSGKRAPFHFYRDKDQKEIDLLIIQDGTAYPIEIKKTASPGTRDIRHFGVLDRLSLPVGPGALICLVRQALPLTDSVYAVPVSAI; from the coding sequence ATGTATGTCCCCCGCACCCTGGAGGGCTTTTTTGCCGCATCTGCGGAGCACTTTCCGGTGCTCCTCCTCACCGGGGCCAGGCAGGTCGGGAAGACCACTCTCTTGAAGCATCTGAGCGGTGAAAAGAGGGCCTTCGTCACCCTGGACGACCCTCTGGTGCTCGAACTCGCCAGGAACGACCCGGCGCTCTTCTTCCAACGCTACACCCCGCCCCTGCTGATCGGCGAGATTCAATACGCCCCGGAACTCCTGCCCCACATCAAAATGGCCGTCGACCAGGACCGGCGGCCGGGCGCGTTCTGGCTCACCGGCTCCCAGCACTTTCACCTCATGCGGAATCTGTCGGAATCGCTGGCCGGCCGGGTGGGCATCGTGCAGATGCTGGGGTTGTCAAGGCTCGAGTCGGCGGGGCGCGCCGCGGACTCCCGGCCGTTCGTCCCCTGGCCGGAGCTTGTGCTCGAGCGCGCCGCTGCCGAAGCCCCCATCCCCCTCAATGAACTCTACCGCCTGATCTGGCGCGGGAGTTTCCCCGCGGTCGCACTCCACGAGGCCGTCGACCGGGATCTCTTCTACAGCTCCTATGTCCAGACCTACCTGCAGCGGGATGTCCGCGACCTGACCAAAGTCGGCGATGAGATGGCCTTTTTGCGGTTCCTCCGGGGGGCTGCAGCGCGGACGGGGCAGCTGCTCAACCTGGCGGAGCTCGGGCGCGACGCCGGGGTTTCGACCGGCACCGCCAGGAACTGGCTCTCCATCCTGCAGACCTCCGGAATCGTCTACCTCCTGGAGCCCTACTTCACCAACGTGACCAAACGCCTGGTGAAGACGCCCAAACTCTTCTTCCTCGATACGGGCCTGTGCGCTTATCTGACGGAATGGTCGAGCCCTGAAACCCTGGAGGCTGGGGCCATGTCCGGGGCCGTCCTGGAGACGTGGACCTTGGGAGAACTGCTCAAAGGCTGGTGGCACAGCGGGAAACGGGCCCCTTTCCACTTTTATCGGGACAAGGATCAGAAAGAAATCGACCTCCTGATCATTCAGGACGGCACTGCCTATCCGATCGAGATCAAAAAGACGGCCTCGCCCGGCACCCGCGACATCCGGCATTTCGGGGTGCTGGACCGCCTCTCCCTGCCCGTCGGCCCCGGGGCGCTGATATGCCTTGTCCGGCAGGCGCTGCCCCTGACCGATTCGGTCTATGCCGTTCCCGTCAGCGCCATTTGA
- a CDS encoding conserved hypothetical protein (Evidence 4 : Unknown function but conserved in other organisms), with amino-acid sequence MQGTLTLVVNLLRIPDPALGQPHADTVKNLKHSNLAEIRKQVGLAQEQPTKVLNSKQPTLMKKACIPYHLVIIYFDMEIGRPSEDDESLATLLNLDGEIFFMDKGYWTKFEAFRVAPEPHIPHGVRYCLTLHDRNNRRLLGFDNAHAFKPKTKRYGARKISWDHKHEFNVISPYEYESAGELLHDFWREVDRIMSQYQR; translated from the coding sequence ATGCAGGGAACGCTGACCCTCGTAGTCAATTTGCTGCGGATTCCGGACCCCGCCCTTGGGCAACCCCATGCCGACACCGTGAAGAACTTAAAGCACAGCAACCTGGCCGAAATCCGCAAACAGGTGGGCTTGGCCCAGGAGCAACCCACCAAGGTTCTAAACAGCAAACAGCCCACGCTCATGAAAAAAGCTTGCATACCTTATCACCTGGTGATAATCTATTTCGACATGGAGATCGGACGACCTTCTGAGGACGATGAAAGCCTTGCCACCTTGCTGAATTTGGATGGTGAGATTTTCTTTATGGATAAGGGTTATTGGACAAAATTCGAGGCGTTCCGGGTCGCCCCGGAACCCCATATCCCTCATGGAGTCCGGTATTGCCTGACCTTGCACGACCGAAACAACCGGCGACTGCTTGGCTTTGACAATGCACACGCCTTCAAACCCAAGACCAAGCGCTACGGCGCCAGGAAAATTTCCTGGGATCACAAACATGAATTCAATGTCATTTCCCCCTACGAATACGAATCTGCAGGCGAGTTGCTCCATGATTTCTGGCGCGAAGTCGACCGAATCATGAGCCAATATCAGAGGTAG
- a CDS encoding Toxin-antitoxin system, toxin component, RelE family has translation MARTRKIIDVQFYMTDQGRIPVKEWLKELTPADRKTIGEDMRTVELGWPMGMPLVRKIDTGLWEVRSDLSSSRISRVLFTVSGQMMILLHGFIKKSPKTPLNDLRTAKQRMAHFEKEKSNE, from the coding sequence ATGGCGCGGACAAGAAAAATCATCGATGTTCAGTTTTATATGACTGATCAGGGGAGAATACCGGTCAAGGAGTGGCTTAAGGAATTGACACCCGCTGACAGGAAGACTATCGGTGAGGATATGCGCACGGTTGAGCTGGGATGGCCGATGGGCATGCCACTCGTGAGAAAGATTGATACCGGTCTATGGGAAGTCCGCTCTGATCTATCAAGTAGCCGGATTTCAAGAGTACTCTTCACGGTAAGCGGGCAAATGATGATCTTACTGCATGGTTTCATCAAAAAGAGTCCTAAAACACCGCTAAATGATCTGAGGACCGCCAAACAGCGTATGGCCCATTTTGAGAAGGAGAAATCGAATGAATGA
- a CDS encoding conserved hypothetical protein (Evidence 4 : Unknown function but conserved in other organisms): MQTYNIHEAKTNLSRLVEEAARGNAFIIAKAGKPMVKVLPLSQEERGVAGRLGFLRDQILTPDDFDTLGASQILELFEGRTK, encoded by the coding sequence ATGCAAACGTACAATATCCATGAGGCCAAAACAAACCTGTCCCGCCTGGTCGAGGAAGCGGCGCGCGGCAACGCTTTTATCATCGCCAAGGCCGGCAAGCCGATGGTGAAGGTCCTGCCCTTGTCCCAAGAGGAGCGGGGTGTCGCCGGCAGGCTCGGATTCTTGAGGGATCAGATCCTCACCCCGGATGATTTCGATACGCTGGGGGCCTCCCAGATCCTCGAGCTTTTCGAAGGCCGAACCAAGTGA
- a CDS encoding hypothetical protein (Evidence 5 : Unknown function) — MGDPTAEIEAFAHPHELMSDLEKEGIPRKRTVYLNFEAGAERPLGWKADAGRVRWADSCRERGASS, encoded by the coding sequence ATGGGAGATCCCACTGCGGAAATAGAGGCATTCGCCCACCCTCACGAGCTCATGTCCGATCTCGAGAAGGAGGGCATTCCCAGGAAGCGGACGGTTTATCTCAACTTTGAAGCGGGAGCTGAAAGGCCTCTCGGCTGGAAGGCAGATGCTGGGCGAGTTCGATGGGCTGATTCTTGCCGAGAGCGTGGGGCGAGCAGTTAA